In Bacteroidota bacterium, one DNA window encodes the following:
- the crtI gene encoding phytoene desaturase, which produces MGKKVLLIGSGLGSLATALRLSYQGYDIDIVEKYHQAGGRLNTLEKDGFTFDMGPSFFSMSYEFKELFDSIGIKMPFEIEELNPVYSVNFSHRQKPFLIYKDIEKLAKEFDGLETDFSNKLKAYIGSAKTMFHDTENIVIRRNFKSKLDYLMQLTRVPLKHSPKMFRSMWDELDKTFTSQEAKVIFSLVAFFLGDTPFKTPAVYSLLNYTELEHDGYWNVKGGMYQITETIVEILKKRNVRFHYNTEITGVEISENKIQSFKDNNNKSWSADLYICNSDAASFRGKILKREKYTAKKLDDMKWTLAPFTIYLGIKGKTENLIHHNYFLGSNFKDYADNIFTASTSPEKPYYYVNVSSKSNPASAPEGCENLFILCPVPDLRHKSDWSDSEALADTIISDLSTRINIDLKANTLARIILNPIDWEEKFNLYRGSGLGLAHGLSQVGGFRPSNKDEIFKNLYYVGASTTPGTGLPMVVISSKLVTERILEEHGTI; this is translated from the coding sequence ATGGGGAAAAAAGTATTATTGATCGGTTCAGGGTTGGGAAGTCTGGCTACTGCTCTCCGCTTGTCATATCAAGGTTACGATATAGACATAGTAGAGAAATATCATCAGGCCGGTGGACGATTAAATACTTTAGAAAAAGACGGATTTACATTCGACATGGGCCCATCTTTTTTCAGCATGAGCTATGAATTCAAAGAACTCTTTGATTCTATAGGCATAAAAATGCCTTTTGAAATCGAAGAACTGAATCCTGTTTATTCAGTAAATTTTTCTCACAGACAAAAACCATTTTTAATTTATAAGGACATTGAAAAGTTAGCGAAAGAATTTGACGGATTAGAAACAGACTTCTCAAATAAACTTAAGGCGTATATTGGATCAGCAAAAACAATGTTTCATGATACAGAGAACATTGTTATCCGCCGTAATTTTAAATCAAAGCTTGACTATTTAATGCAGTTAACACGCGTTCCGTTAAAACATAGTCCGAAAATGTTCAGGTCGATGTGGGATGAACTTGACAAAACATTTACATCTCAGGAAGCTAAAGTGATCTTTTCTCTCGTTGCATTTTTTCTTGGCGATACACCATTCAAAACTCCTGCTGTATATAGTTTGTTAAATTATACCGAACTCGAGCACGATGGCTACTGGAATGTGAAAGGCGGCATGTATCAGATCACTGAAACCATTGTTGAGATTCTGAAGAAGAGAAATGTACGCTTTCACTATAACACTGAAATTACAGGTGTAGAAATTTCAGAAAATAAAATTCAGTCATTCAAGGATAACAATAATAAATCGTGGTCTGCAGATCTGTACATCTGCAATAGTGATGCAGCTTCATTTCGGGGCAAGATCCTGAAGCGGGAAAAATATACGGCAAAAAAGCTAGATGATATGAAGTGGACATTAGCGCCATTTACAATTTATCTTGGTATAAAAGGAAAAACTGAAAACCTGATCCATCACAACTATTTTCTTGGAAGTAATTTCAAAGATTACGCTGACAATATTTTCACCGCATCAACAAGTCCTGAAAAACCGTACTATTACGTTAATGTGAGCAGCAAAAGTAATCCTGCATCAGCGCCGGAAGGATGTGAGAATTTATTCATACTCTGCCCTGTTCCCGATCTGAGACATAAATCAGACTGGTCGGACAGTGAGGCTTTGGCTGATACAATAATTTCAGATCTTTCTACACGGATTAATATTGACCTGAAAGCAAATACTCTTGCAAGAATTATTCTGAACCCTATTGACTGGGAAGAAAAATTTAACTTATATCGCGGAAGTGGTTTAGGTCTGGCACATGGACTTTCGCAAGTTGGCGGATTCAGACCTTCCAATAAAGATGAAATATTCAAAAACCTATACTATGTAGGTGCATCAACTACACCAGGAACAGGGTTACCAATGGTAGTTATTTCTTCGAAACTCGTAACAGAAAGAATATTGGAGGAACATGGAACTATATGA
- a CDS encoding sterol desaturase family protein: protein MESGTIINILAFIGTFLAMEGVAWTTHKYVMHGFLWVLHESHHKPHKGPFELNDFFFLFYASIAMVLMYFGFENLDYRFWMGVGVTAYGFTYFLLHDVFIHRRGKFLDKIDNSYFQAMRKAHKVHHKKMGKEEGEEFGLLLFNKKHFRKQVD, encoded by the coding sequence ATGGAATCCGGTACTATAATTAACATACTTGCCTTTATTGGGACTTTTTTAGCAATGGAAGGTGTTGCCTGGACTACTCATAAATATGTTATGCATGGTTTTTTGTGGGTTTTACATGAATCCCATCACAAACCTCATAAAGGACCTTTTGAACTGAACGACTTCTTTTTCCTTTTCTATGCCAGCATAGCTATGGTACTTATGTACTTTGGATTCGAAAATCTTGACTACCGTTTCTGGATGGGTGTTGGAGTGACTGCTTATGGCTTTACGTACTTTTTACTACATGATGTTTTTATTCATCGCCGTGGTAAATTTTTAGACAAGATCGACAACTCTTATTTTCAGGCAATGAGAAAAGCCCATAAGGTTCATCATAAAAAAATGGGTAAAGAAGAAGGCGAAGAATTCGGATTGCTTTTATTCAATAAAAAGCACTTTAGAAAACAGGTCGACTAA
- a CDS encoding phytanoyl-CoA dioxygenase family protein: MSQLKSKFEKDGFLVMKDFYSADQCNALIRRANEISNHYEFNGGGSVFQTTDQSRTTDEYFLESGNNISFFFEKDAFDKSGKLINSVEKSFNKIGHALHDLDDTFNEFSRSTKLKDLSTELGYGNHHLIQSMFIFKHAKIGGVVDVHQDSTFLYTVPDSCIGYWFALEDATIDNGCLWAKPGGHNTTLRSRFKRKPGGGTEMEILNDAPFSLEGMIPLEVKKGTCIVLHGLLPHYSLPNTSGKARPAYSIHTIDPNMYYPEDNWLQRNGTDLRGF, encoded by the coding sequence ATGTCACAGTTAAAAAGCAAATTTGAAAAGGATGGTTTCCTTGTAATGAAGGATTTTTACTCTGCAGATCAGTGCAATGCTTTGATCAGACGAGCGAATGAAATTTCAAATCATTATGAATTCAATGGAGGAGGTTCTGTCTTTCAAACAACAGATCAATCTAGAACAACAGATGAATATTTTTTAGAAAGCGGAAATAATATTTCTTTCTTTTTTGAAAAGGATGCATTTGATAAAAGCGGAAAATTAATAAACAGTGTTGAAAAATCTTTCAATAAGATCGGACATGCCTTGCATGATCTTGATGATACCTTCAATGAGTTTTCAAGGTCAACAAAACTAAAAGATCTTTCAACTGAATTGGGTTATGGCAATCACCATTTGATTCAGTCGATGTTCATATTCAAACATGCAAAGATCGGTGGAGTAGTAGATGTCCACCAGGATTCAACTTTCTTATATACAGTACCGGATTCATGTATTGGTTATTGGTTTGCATTGGAGGATGCAACGATCGATAATGGATGCTTGTGGGCAAAACCCGGCGGACATAATACAACATTACGCTCCAGATTTAAACGTAAACCCGGCGGCGGAACAGAAATGGAAATTTTAAATGATGCACCTTTTTCACTCGAAGGTATGATTCCACTTGAAGTAAAAAAAGGAACGTGCATTGTCCTGCATGGTTTGCTACCACACTATAGTCTACCCAACACAAGTGGTAAAGCCCGGCCTGCATACTCGATCCACACAATCGACCCTAATATGTACTACCCTGAAGATAATTGGTTACAAAGGAATGGAACAGATCTTCGAGGATTTTGA
- the der gene encoding ribosome biogenesis GTPase Der gives MSTIVGIVGRPNVGKSTLFNRLTETRSAIVDEQSGVTRDRHYGHAEWIGKQFSVIDTGGYVRGSDDEFEDMIREQVMFAVEEADILLFVVDVESGITDLDDAVAKMIRKSGKKCFVVANKVDNPQRIAQSAVFYKFGLGDPYCISSINGSGTGELLDALVEVLPKEFVDETEGLPRFAIIGQPNVGKSSLLNMLIGENRSIVTPMAGTTRDPVHQRYSKYGHDFVLVDTAGVRRKARVKEDLEFYSVLRSIRAIEEADVCLLMIDATQGLNAQDLAIFRLIEKNNKGVVFIINKWDLVEEKTSLSTKEYTDKILAKTAPWTDIPILFTSVHEKQRVHRALEVAVQVYENRAKKIKTSELNDFFLPLIERYPPGTVKGKYVKIKYVTQLPTHTPQFAFFCNLPQYVNESYARFLENKLRERFDFIGAPVNIYFRAK, from the coding sequence TTGTAGGAATAGTAGGAAGGCCAAATGTCGGAAAATCGACGTTATTTAATCGTTTGACCGAAACCCGGTCTGCCATTGTAGACGAACAAAGTGGTGTTACCCGTGACCGTCATTATGGCCATGCGGAGTGGATCGGTAAACAGTTTTCTGTGATCGACACCGGCGGATATGTCCGTGGATCTGACGATGAATTTGAAGATATGATCCGCGAGCAGGTAATGTTTGCTGTGGAAGAAGCTGATATTCTTTTATTCGTCGTTGATGTTGAATCGGGAATTACTGATCTTGATGATGCTGTTGCAAAAATGATTCGCAAGAGTGGAAAGAAATGTTTTGTCGTTGCAAACAAAGTTGACAATCCACAACGGATTGCTCAGTCAGCAGTGTTCTATAAATTCGGATTGGGTGATCCTTATTGTATCTCTTCTATTAACGGAAGCGGTACCGGTGAATTGCTTGATGCATTAGTTGAGGTATTACCAAAAGAATTCGTTGATGAAACAGAAGGCTTGCCTCGTTTCGCTATCATAGGACAACCAAATGTTGGAAAGTCGTCGTTGCTCAATATGCTTATCGGTGAGAACAGAAGTATCGTTACTCCGATGGCAGGAACAACACGTGATCCGGTACATCAACGTTATTCCAAATACGGACATGATTTCGTTCTTGTTGATACTGCAGGAGTAAGAAGAAAAGCCAGAGTGAAAGAAGATCTTGAATTTTATTCTGTTCTTCGTTCTATCCGTGCAATTGAAGAAGCTGATGTATGTCTGCTCATGATCGATGCTACACAAGGACTGAATGCGCAAGATCTTGCAATCTTCAGGTTGATTGAAAAAAATAATAAAGGAGTTGTTTTCATTATCAATAAATGGGATCTTGTTGAAGAGAAAACAAGTTTGTCGACAAAAGAATATACAGATAAAATTCTTGCGAAGACTGCGCCATGGACTGACATTCCAATCCTGTTTACATCTGTTCATGAAAAGCAGCGTGTACACAGAGCCTTGGAAGTTGCAGTTCAGGTATATGAAAATCGTGCAAAAAAAATCAAGACTTCAGAATTGAACGACTTCTTTTTACCATTGATAGAACGTTACCCGCCGGGAACTGTAAAAGGTAAGTATGTAAAAATAAAATACGTAACACAGCTCCCAACACATACGCCGCAGTTTGCATTTTTCTGTAACCTGCCGCAGTATGTAAATGAATCGTATGCCCGTTTTCTGGAAAACAAATTACGTGAAAGATTCGATTTCATCGGTGCGCCGGTAAATATTTATTTCCGGGCGAAGTAA